Proteins encoded in a region of the Thermus sp. LT1-2-5 genome:
- the rpe gene encoding ribulose-phosphate 3-epimerase → MRFAASILTADLARLKEEIQEAERAGVDWIHLDVMDGVFVPNLTFGPILVEAVRRVTTLPLDVHLMIVNPERYLEDFAQAGADHITVHFEATYHPHRAVQRVKELGKKVGLAVNPGTPLEAFEPLLPELDLALLMSVNPGFGGQRYIPTATERLRRLRAMRDRVNSACLLVVDGGVNRDTVKEVHEAGADVAVAGSALFNGRPVSENLSALRKALE, encoded by the coding sequence GTGCGCTTTGCGGCTTCCATCCTCACGGCGGACCTGGCCAGGCTTAAGGAGGAGATCCAGGAGGCGGAAAGGGCGGGGGTGGACTGGATCCACCTGGACGTGATGGACGGGGTCTTTGTCCCCAACCTCACCTTTGGTCCCATCTTGGTGGAGGCGGTGCGTCGGGTCACCACCTTGCCCTTGGACGTCCACCTCATGATCGTGAACCCGGAGCGCTACCTCGAGGACTTCGCCCAAGCGGGGGCGGACCACATCACCGTCCACTTCGAGGCCACCTATCACCCCCACCGGGCGGTGCAGCGGGTGAAGGAGTTGGGGAAAAAGGTGGGGCTTGCCGTCAACCCCGGGACTCCCCTCGAGGCCTTTGAACCCCTTCTGCCCGAACTGGACCTGGCCCTCCTCATGAGCGTGAACCCGGGGTTCGGGGGGCAAAGGTACATCCCCACCGCTACGGAACGGCTTCGGCGGCTTCGGGCCATGCGGGACCGGGTCAATTCTGCCTGCCTCCTGGTGGTGGATGGAGGGGTGAACCGGGATACGGTGAAGGAGGTCCACGAGGCGGGCGCCGACGTGGCGGTGGCGGGAAGCGCCCTCTTCAACGGGCGGCCCGTGTCGGAAAACCTAAGCGCCTTGCGGAAAGCTCTGGAATAA
- a CDS encoding phosphate-starvation-inducible PsiE family protein, whose product MEGFLRFFPRAEGVIYLFAGLLVTLGAAYLLMGSVVEGVGMLFRHEGHKLAVFLLDRVLLALMMAEILYTLVRFAKEGQLQVEPFLIIGIIAGVRRILVVTAEGLQKFPFALDHPGFQAVLAELFLLSLMILVLAASYRLVHR is encoded by the coding sequence ATGGAGGGGTTCCTGCGTTTTTTTCCCCGGGCGGAGGGGGTCATTTATCTCTTTGCCGGGCTCTTGGTGACCTTGGGAGCGGCGTACCTTCTGATGGGTTCCGTGGTGGAGGGGGTAGGCATGCTCTTTAGGCACGAGGGGCACAAGCTCGCCGTTTTCTTGTTGGATCGTGTGCTTCTCGCCCTTATGATGGCGGAGATCCTCTATACCCTGGTGCGCTTTGCTAAGGAGGGGCAACTCCAGGTGGAGCCCTTTCTCATCATCGGCATCATCGCGGGGGTACGTCGCATCTTAGTGGTCACCGCAGAGGGGCTTCAGAAATTCCCCTTTGCCCTGGACCATCCTGGCTTCCAAGCCGTGTTGGCGGAGCTCTTTCTCCTTTCCCTTATGATCTTGGTCCTGGCAGCGTCGTATCGCTTGGTCCACCGTTAG
- the tkt gene encoding transketolase: MTQTQDLVALSVNAIRFLAMDAVEKAKSGHPGMPMAMAPLAYLLYREVMRHNPLDPTWPNRDRFVLSAGHGSMLLYATLHLTGYDLSLEELRRFRQWGSKTPGHPEYGHTPGVEVTTGPLGQGISTAVGLALAEKKLAAEFNRPGHLVVDHYTYVLASDGDLMEGVSSEASALAGHWKLSKLIVFWDDNRISIDGPTDLAFSEDVLLRYRAYGWQTLRVEDANDLDALRHALKLAQLDERPTLIAVRSHIGYGSPKQDSHKAHGEPLGPEAVEATRKNLGWPYPPFVVPEEVYRHMDMRAQGRAWQEAWEQALEAYAKDFPELYQELRRRLQGELPPLPEEPPAFDKPVATRAASGKVLDLLASRVPELVGGSADLTPSNNTKAAGMEDFSADTPTGRYLHFGVREHGMGAILNGLNLHGGYRAYGGTFLVFSDYMRPAVRLAALMGTPTIFVYTHDSIALGEDGPTHQPIEHLMSLRAMPGLWVIRPADAHETFYAWQVALRRKDGPTALVFTRQAVPLLSPEKAKGLLRGGYVLEDAENPQGVIVATGSEVHLALKAKELLEERGVGVRVVSLPCFELFEAQPEDYRKGVLPPGLPVVAVEAGASLGWERYAHKVVGLDRFGASAPYPEVYERLGFTPERVAEALLALV; encoded by the coding sequence ATGACCCAGACCCAGGACCTCGTGGCCCTTTCGGTGAACGCCATCCGCTTCCTGGCCATGGACGCCGTGGAAAAGGCCAAAAGCGGCCATCCCGGCATGCCCATGGCCATGGCGCCCTTGGCCTACCTCCTCTACCGGGAGGTGATGCGGCACAACCCCCTAGACCCCACCTGGCCCAACCGGGACCGTTTTGTCCTCTCCGCCGGGCACGGTTCCATGCTCCTTTACGCCACCCTTCACCTCACGGGGTATGACCTTTCCCTGGAGGAGCTCAGGCGCTTCCGCCAGTGGGGCTCCAAGACCCCGGGCCACCCCGAGTACGGCCACACCCCGGGGGTGGAGGTGACCACGGGCCCCTTGGGCCAGGGGATTTCCACGGCGGTGGGCCTAGCCTTGGCGGAAAAGAAGCTCGCCGCCGAGTTTAACCGCCCTGGCCACCTTGTGGTGGACCACTACACCTACGTCCTGGCCTCGGACGGGGACCTCATGGAGGGGGTTTCCTCCGAGGCGAGCGCCTTGGCAGGACACTGGAAACTATCCAAGCTCATTGTTTTCTGGGACGATAACCGCATATCCATTGACGGCCCCACGGACTTGGCCTTCAGCGAGGACGTTCTCTTGCGCTACCGCGCCTACGGCTGGCAGACCCTAAGGGTGGAGGACGCCAACGACCTGGATGCCCTCCGCCATGCCCTCAAGCTGGCCCAGCTGGACGAGCGTCCCACCCTCATCGCCGTGCGGAGCCACATCGGCTACGGCTCGCCCAAGCAGGACTCCCACAAGGCCCACGGGGAACCCCTGGGCCCGGAGGCGGTGGAGGCCACCCGCAAAAACCTCGGCTGGCCCTACCCCCCCTTCGTGGTCCCCGAGGAGGTCTACCGCCACATGGACATGCGCGCCCAGGGCAGGGCCTGGCAGGAGGCGTGGGAACAGGCCTTAGAGGCTTACGCCAAGGACTTCCCGGAGCTATACCAAGAGCTTCGCCGCCGTCTTCAGGGGGAGCTTCCCCCTTTGCCGGAGGAACCGCCCGCCTTTGACAAGCCCGTGGCCACCCGGGCGGCGAGCGGCAAGGTGCTGGACCTCCTCGCTTCCCGGGTGCCGGAGCTGGTGGGGGGTAGCGCCGACCTCACCCCTTCGAACAACACCAAGGCCGCAGGCATGGAGGACTTCTCGGCGGACACTCCCACGGGCCGCTACCTGCACTTCGGGGTGCGGGAGCACGGCATGGGAGCCATCCTGAACGGGCTCAACCTCCATGGGGGCTACCGGGCCTACGGGGGGACCTTCCTGGTCTTTTCCGATTACATGCGCCCCGCCGTGCGCCTGGCCGCCTTGATGGGAACGCCCACGATTTTCGTCTACACCCACGACTCCATCGCCCTGGGGGAGGACGGGCCCACCCACCAGCCCATAGAGCACCTTATGAGCCTCCGGGCCATGCCGGGGCTTTGGGTGATCCGGCCCGCTGACGCCCACGAAACCTTCTACGCCTGGCAGGTAGCCTTGCGGCGCAAGGATGGCCCCACCGCCTTGGTCTTCACCCGGCAGGCGGTGCCCCTCCTTTCCCCGGAGAAGGCCAAGGGGCTTCTCCGGGGTGGGTACGTTCTGGAGGACGCCGAGAACCCTCAAGGGGTCATCGTGGCCACGGGGAGCGAGGTCCACTTGGCCCTGAAGGCCAAGGAGCTTCTCGAGGAGCGGGGCGTTGGGGTGCGGGTGGTGAGCCTGCCCTGTTTTGAGCTTTTCGAGGCCCAACCCGAGGACTACCGCAAAGGGGTCCTGCCCCCGGGCCTGCCCGTGGTGGCGGTGGAGGCGGGAGCCTCCTTGGGCTGGGAGCGCTACGCCCACAAGGTGGTGGGACTGGACCGCTTCGGGGCCAGCGCCCCTTACCCCGAGGTCTACGAGCGGCTGGGCTTCACCCCGGAAAGGGTGGCGGAGGCGCTTTTGGCATTGGTGTAG